A portion of the Bacteroidota bacterium genome contains these proteins:
- a CDS encoding metallophosphatase family protein has protein sequence MKKVLILSDSHGLLEADVIKHVVQADEIWHAGDWGNMEVLEQLEKLGKRIQGVYGNIDGGKLRVVLPNENIFESEGVKVFMTHIGGYPGRYSAGIKDKLRIHRPTLFVCGHSHILKIMQDKELSVLHINPGACGRHGFHIFRTMVRIEINAGKITKADVIELGRRTTEI, from the coding sequence ATGAAAAAAGTATTGATTCTTTCGGATTCACACGGCTTGCTTGAGGCAGATGTTATCAAACACGTTGTGCAAGCAGATGAGATTTGGCATGCCGGTGATTGGGGCAATATGGAAGTGCTTGAGCAGTTAGAAAAGTTAGGAAAACGCATACAAGGTGTGTATGGAAATATTGACGGGGGTAAACTCAGGGTTGTACTACCCAATGAAAATATTTTTGAGTCAGAGGGGGTCAAAGTTTTTATGACACATATTGGCGGTTATCCCGGTAGATATTCAGCAGGTATTAAAGATAAACTTCGTATTCATCGCCCCACTCTTTTTGTATGTGGACATTCACATATTCTTAAAATCATGCAGGATAAGGAATTAAGCGTATTACACATCAATCCCGGTGCTTGTGGCAGGCATGGCTTTCACATTTTCAGAACGATGGTGAGGATTGAAATTAATGCCGGCAAAATAACCAAAGCGGATGTGATTGAATTGGGTCGCAGAACTACTGAGATTTAA
- a CDS encoding efflux RND transporter periplasmic adaptor subunit, whose protein sequence is MKTKLIIAVAIVIIVVLWLVAGNRKSTAVKVMTEKAAKRDIVESVAASGRIYPEVEVKISSDVSGEIIELLVSEGDTVKQGQLLCRINPELYESAMTEMKATLNNAKAGLATYEAQVSRAKANLKQQEANYKRQQKLFADKVISLSEFESAEAAYNMAKADSETAEKNVLAAKFTVESTAARLEESQRNYGRTSIYSPISGIVTSLSVEKGERVVGTSQMAGTEMMRISQFAFVEVRVDVNENDIIRIHKGDTANVEVDAYKGQKFKGVVSQVARSVKSALSTTDNQQAVNYEVRVRIIPSSYQDLINKGNTLPFLPGMTASVDIVTKVEKSILAIPVSAVTMRNSEQIGEDSANTDPLTHQSNRVEVVFVEKAGKVSAHRVKSGIQDRNYIQITEGISEGDNIVSGPYGILSNILKNGMAVEVSDKADIFKSQ, encoded by the coding sequence ATGAAAACCAAACTCATTATTGCTGTTGCTATTGTAATTATTGTTGTATTGTGGCTGGTAGCCGGCAATCGCAAGAGCACTGCAGTCAAAGTGATGACCGAAAAAGCAGCCAAGCGCGACATTGTCGAAAGTGTTGCCGCTTCCGGTAGAATATATCCCGAAGTTGAAGTAAAAATAAGTTCGGATGTTTCGGGCGAAATCATTGAATTGCTCGTATCTGAGGGCGACACCGTAAAACAAGGACAATTATTGTGCAGAATCAACCCGGAATTATATGAATCTGCAATGACAGAAATGAAAGCTACACTAAACAATGCAAAAGCAGGATTAGCCACCTATGAAGCTCAGGTTTCCAGAGCCAAAGCCAACCTCAAACAACAAGAAGCAAATTATAAAAGACAACAAAAGTTGTTTGCAGACAAAGTTATTTCTTTGTCAGAATTTGAATCCGCAGAAGCAGCCTACAATATGGCAAAAGCTGATAGTGAAACTGCGGAAAAGAATGTGCTTGCTGCAAAATTTACAGTAGAAAGTACTGCCGCCAGACTTGAAGAATCCCAGCGAAACTATGGCAGAACAAGTATTTATTCACCCATCAGCGGTATTGTAACCTCACTGTCTGTCGAAAAGGGTGAACGCGTTGTGGGTACAAGCCAAATGGCCGGTACAGAAATGATGCGCATCTCTCAATTTGCTTTTGTGGAAGTCAGGGTAGATGTAAACGAAAATGACATTATCAGAATTCATAAAGGAGATACAGCCAATGTTGAGGTAGATGCCTATAAAGGTCAAAAATTCAAAGGGGTGGTAAGTCAAGTAGCACGCTCCGTTAAATCAGCACTTAGTACTACCGACAATCAGCAGGCGGTAAATTATGAAGTCAGGGTACGCATTATTCCTTCATCGTATCAAGATCTGATAAACAAAGGCAACACACTGCCTTTTTTGCCCGGCATGACTGCTTCGGTTGACATTGTTACCAAAGTAGAAAAAAGCATATTGGCAATTCCGGTCTCTGCCGTTACCATGCGCAATTCGGAACAAATAGGTGAAGACAGCGCAAATACTGACCCATTGACCCACCAGAGCAATAGAGTGGAAGTGGTTTTTGTAGAAAAAGCCGGAAAAGTGTCTGCACATAGGGTAAAGAGCGGTATTCAAGATAGAAATTATATTCAAATAACAGAAGGGATTTCGGAAGGAGACAATATAGTTTCAGGTCCCTATGGAATATTGTCCAATATCCTCAAAAACGGTATGGCAGTAGAGGTGTCAGACAAAGCTGATATATTTAAATCTCAGTAG
- a CDS encoding TolC family protein — protein sequence MKIKSLAIVSILLVATTNQSYGQTILTLKDCIALAYQYNPQIKSAEWQAKIAKLDMTGSQYAMLPSVSFGMNHGYNFGRSIDRFSNQFATKRILTDYFSLNADWVIYNGLQKQNTIRLQKFNYQASLKDLEAFKNQIALNVATAYLSLLMAKELVKSMESQVNITKQQLERTRKLVQSGSTDKSAELSLEAQLANENLSLVEAQNQRELAKVNLLNLILIPPDTNWDIEEPKLILQQSTPIYETEQVYNNALKHLPEIESSTLKVQSSEINEKINRGLQAPVLSMYANMSTVFSQNAVQITGMTQIGTQPIGYVDGSNEIVYQPTFRTETKVVPMNEQLNNNFGQTVGVSLSWNIFNGMYVHNNIRKSTLNKEIQRNNLQQTQNTLKANIAKAITDYNASVSKQIASEKALEAAQLQMDFAQKRFENGLLDIFDYNNAKNQLLKAEISALQARYELLFNRMIVEFYNGSVIEISR from the coding sequence ATGAAAATTAAGTCCTTGGCAATTGTAAGTATATTGCTTGTTGCCACAACAAACCAATCTTATGGACAAACTATTCTTACCCTAAAGGATTGTATTGCTCTTGCTTATCAATATAACCCTCAAATCAAGTCCGCAGAATGGCAAGCAAAAATTGCCAAATTAGATATGACGGGGTCGCAATATGCAATGCTGCCTTCTGTATCTTTTGGCATGAATCACGGATATAATTTTGGACGTTCTATTGACCGTTTCAGCAATCAATTTGCAACCAAAAGAATACTCACTGATTATTTTTCTTTGAATGCTGACTGGGTGATTTATAATGGCTTACAGAAACAAAACACAATCCGACTACAAAAATTTAACTATCAAGCAAGCCTCAAAGATTTGGAAGCCTTTAAAAATCAAATTGCCCTCAATGTTGCAACAGCATATCTATCACTATTAATGGCAAAAGAACTTGTAAAAAGTATGGAAAGCCAAGTGAATATAACCAAACAACAGTTAGAACGAACCCGTAAATTAGTTCAATCCGGTTCAACAGACAAAAGTGCGGAGCTCAGTCTGGAAGCACAACTTGCCAATGAAAATCTTTCTTTGGTAGAAGCACAAAATCAGAGAGAGCTCGCAAAGGTAAACCTGCTCAACCTGATTCTGATTCCGCCTGATACCAACTGGGATATAGAAGAGCCTAAATTGATATTGCAACAAAGTACCCCTATCTATGAAACTGAGCAGGTTTATAACAACGCCCTCAAACATCTTCCGGAAATTGAAAGCAGTACACTCAAAGTTCAAAGTTCCGAAATAAACGAAAAGATAAACAGAGGATTACAAGCCCCCGTGTTGTCAATGTATGCCAACATGAGTACGGTTTTTTCTCAAAATGCGGTGCAAATCACCGGTATGACACAGATTGGAACACAACCTATAGGTTATGTTGACGGGTCAAACGAAATCGTTTATCAACCTACATTCAGAACAGAAACCAAAGTGGTTCCAATGAATGAACAACTGAACAACAACTTTGGACAAACCGTTGGGGTGAGCCTTAGTTGGAACATTTTCAATGGAATGTATGTACACAATAACATCCGTAAGAGTACACTTAACAAAGAAATTCAACGCAACAATCTTCAACAAACTCAAAACACTCTCAAAGCCAATATTGCCAAAGCAATCACAGACTATAATGCTTCTGTATCCAAACAAATAGCAAGTGAAAAAGCCTTAGAAGCCGCACAATTACAAATGGATTTTGCCCAAAAACGCTTTGAAAACGGTTTGCTCGACATCTTTGATTATAACAATGCCAAAAATCAGTTGCTCAAAGCCGAAATATCGGCCTTGCAAGCACGATACGAATTATTGTTTAACCGGATGATAGTTGAGTTTTATAACGGCAGTGTTATTGAAATAAGTCGATAG